A genomic stretch from Strongyloides ratti genome assembly S_ratti_ED321, chromosome : 1 includes:
- a CDS encoding Rho GTPase-activating protein domain and WW domain and Pleckstrin homology domain and Rho GTPase activation protein domain and Pleckstrin homology-like domain-containing protein: MSLTALSSMSDRITPTTSNNPRFHETIQESPLFKRMYQSTEEDHGSMLDKNTIENDTSTDEEQNNLKDYSFPSRNNESGIVDEKLTCKLPVTQSTIDEVASSSTSSIYEPILMGNVQVTSTTNPMTTSYYENVQPHNVFNNTSTFLTSSKYYGKTFQVEDDDEHVYANLSEITQIDRAPDPPMPCEDTQPIRILPTGWREYKTPGGRSYFYHPVMLVCQWKPPRTVASSFTTAFNNFQKNQPSTSLLTSTIINSSEIHPIDNNIMSNSTPPSQGCNSTGGDIIKKGIIEHPELSESGEYFSHPTGDQKCYFGTDTFDSRKTSSETSGYVNNHNPTIHETNEMVNSSDSGILSGGQTSSTVYNNFPKNNSSIETGTKGRPYIPEISKDGHVRQTLEKLKSIDFSHPPILDTITLPSPTLHHSNTTTSTMKGSIEKCKIIDFASKSRKKEWVKNFMVLSKNHLLFYKDEKSAEKHGKHYEAPLGVCDLKNANIAFIEKRKNRPIIEIKTTDSEGLCVEYQIEGTDRHDTLNWYSILKSCTVSLNSPTGFPSPTSVNNDFTNPLQRNSSFIASRNVPLINQQTPIMSKSTYLSSKSMKKGKSISKGDSMVSSMIESIPCVDTINGEPVPTKESIIERLLRFFRSRPSIESLRDRGIYRPEPVFGSTLEIICKQEQSTVPKFLIVITKIIEEKGLETDGLYRVSGNLSTIQKIRCKVDQYNYDDIKNEEDVHVLTGTLKLFFRELSEPLFPISMNKDFVNSIQTGNMETRFVKIDELLMKLPTVNKHTLIHLLKHLQRVSNYSNKNRMQIHNLAIVFGPTLFGCDDRPIINKSKSTKESKNTSSSKKKLQKKEISPPVQPNQNLAFKMIIFFFIKKILHHRVQKSTTLASAAKVLFQMILK; the protein is encoded by the exons ATGAGTTTGACTGCACTCTCTTCTATGTCGGATAGAATAACTCCAACAACATCTAATAATCCAAGATTTCATGAGACAATTCAAGAGTCGCCGTTGTTTAAACGAATGTATCAAAGTACAGAAGAAGATCAT gGTAGTATGttagataaaaatactatAGAAAATGACACATCAACAGATGAAGAACAAAATAATCTTAAAGATTATTCTTTTCCTTCACGTAATAATGAATCTGGAATAGTTgatgaaaaattaacatGTAAATTACCAGTTACTCAATCAACAATTGATGAAGTGGCATCTTCATCAACATCTTCAATTTATGAACCAATATTAATGGGTAATGTACAAGTAACTTCAACTACTAATCCAATGACTACCTCATATTATGAAAATGTACAACCacataatgtttttaataatacatcaacatttttaacatcatcaaaatattatgGGAAAACTTTTCAGGTGGAGGATGATGACGAACATGTATATGCTAATCTTTCTGAAATAACACAAATTGACAGAGCTCCAGATCCACCTATGCCTTGTGAGGATACACAACCAATACGAATTTTACCAACAGGTTGGAGAGAATATAAAACTCCCGGTGGAAG ATCATACTTTTATCATCCGGTGATGCTAGTTTGTCAATGGAAACCGCCTCGCACTGTCGCTTCTTCTTTTACCACAGCATTCAATAATTTCCAAAAAAATCAACCATCAACTTCACTGCTTACATCTACCATTATCAATAGTAGTGAAATTCATcctattgataataatatcatGTCCAATTCTACTCCTCCTAGTCAGGGATGTAATAGCACTGGAGGTGACATCATCAAAAAGGGTATAATAGAACATCCAGAGTTATCAGAGTctggggaatatttttcaCATCCTACTGGTGACCAAAAGTGCTACTTTGGTACTGATACATTTGATTCAAGAAAAACATCATCTGAAACTTCTGGTTACGTAAACAATCATAATCCAACAATTCATGag accAACGAGATGGTGAATAGTAGTGATTCTGGAATTTTAAGTGGAGGTCAAACATCATCAAcagtatataataattttccaAAGAATAATAGTAGTATAGAAACGGGCACAAAGGGACGTCCATACATTCCAGAGATATCAAAAGACGGGCATGTTAGGCAGACAttggaaaaattaaaaagtattgatTTTTCACATCCTCCAATATTAGATACAATAACATTACCATCTCCTACATTACATCACTCTAATACAACAACTTCAACAATGAAAGGATCAATAGAgaaatgtaaaattattgacTTTGCCTCAAAAAGTCGTAAAAAGGAGTgggtaaaaaattttatggttttatcaaaaaatcatttattattttataaagatgAAAAAAGTGCTGAAAAACATGGTAAACATTATGAAGCACCATTAGGTGTTtgtgatttaaaaaatgcaAATATAgcatttattgaaaaaagaaaaaatagaCCAATTATTGAAATTAAGACAACTGATTCAGAGGGTTTATGTGTTGAGTATCAAATTGAAGGAACAGATAGACATGATACATTAAATTGGtattcaatattaaaaagttgtaCTGTATCTCTCAACTCACCAACGGGTTTTCCATCTCCTACATCTGTGAATAATGATTTTACAAATCCTTTACAGAGAAATTCTTCTTTTATTGCTAGTAGGAATGTACCATTGATAAATCAGCAAACACCAATAATGTCTAAAAGTACCTATTTATCATCAAAAAGTATGAAAAAAGGAAAAAGTATAAGTAAAGGTGACTCAATGGTTTCATCAATGATTGAAAGTATACCATGTGTTGATACTATTAACGGTGAACCAGTGCCAACAAAAGAATCAATAATTGAAAGATTATTAAGGTTTTTCAGATCAAGACCTTCAATAGAATCATTAAGAGATAGAGGTATTTATAGACCAGAACCAGTTTTTGGTAGTACATTAGAAATAATATGTAAGCAAGAACAGTCAACTGtaccaaaatttttaattgttataacaaaaataattgagGAGAAGGGTCTTGAAACAGATGGGTTGTATCGTGTTTCTGGTAATCTTTCAacaattcaaaaaattagatGTAAGGTTGATCAATACAATTATGATGATATCAAGAATGAGGAAGATGTTCATGTACTAACAGGAACATTAAAACTATTCTTTAGAGAATTATCTGAACCATTATTTCCAATTAGTATGAATAAAGATTTTGTTAATTCTATACAAACTGGAAATATGGAGACTCGTTTTGTGAAAATTGAtgaattattaatgaaattacCAACAGTAAATAAACATACATTAATTCATTTACTAAAACATCTTCAACGAGTTTCtaattattcaaataaaaatagaatgcAAATTCATAATTTAGCAATTGTTTTTGGACCAACATTATTTGGGTGTGATGATAGgccaataataaataaaagtaaaagtaCCAAAGAATCTAAAAATACTAGTAGTAGTAAAAAGAAacttcaaaaaaaagaaatatctCCTCCTGTGCAACCAAATCAAAATTTGgcttttaaaatgataat atttttttttatcaaaaagataTTACATCATAGAGTGCAGAAAAGTACAACATTAGCATCTGCTGCAAAAGTTTTGTTTCAGATGATTTTGAAGTAA